GCGTCCTGCACGACTGGACCGCCGGTGCCGTTGCGGATATCAGGGACTCTCTCATTCCCTGCGATCAGCCGCTTGAAGGCAGTGTGCTGCCGTATCCACAGGTCGCCGACTTTTACATGAGTCAGACACAGGCGCAGGAATTCACCTGGTTCAGATCCGTTGTCCCCAATTTTGACAACACCGCCCGCTATGCGCACAAAGCCATTCTTCTGCACGACGCCAACCCGTACGATTTCTCCCGTTGGCTACGTTCCTGTGTGGACTACAGTCGCAGGCATCTGCCCGCCGGACAGCGCTTTGTCGTGGTCAACGCCTGGAACGAATGGGCCGAAGGCGCCCATCTCGAACCCGACTCCCGCCACGGCTATGCCTACCTGAATGCCGTCGGCCGCGTACTCTCCGCCTTTCCCGATGCCGACTGTACCCCCACGGCCGAAGTCTCCCCGGGGCTCAACCTTCGCCTCGAGCTGCTCCCTCCGCTGCAAGCCCAGCTCGAAAGAGATCCGGCCCTCAAGCAACAGTTTGCCGACAGTCTTGCCTCATCAAGCCTGCTGCAAAAGTGTTGCGCCGATATCAACGTGAACCTCCCAGGCCTCAGTTCCCGGTTACGTCCGTGTCGCAAAAGCGGGGAAAAGCAAAAATACGATTTTATTCTCCAGTTTCGCCGTGCGGCACTGTTTCCCCCCGAAACCCTGAACAGAATGCTGCAAACGGCCCTTGCCGCACCTGAATCCAGCGTGGTCGGCAACGTCTATGGTGGTGACTCCTTAATTCTCGATACCGCGCCCAATGGCGCCATTACGCCTGCGCAGGCCAGTATGGCTCCGGTAATCCTTTACCCTTCATCCGCTCCAGCAGGGTATCTCAACTACCGGTTACGTCCCGATGCCTCCGCATTTATTGCCGACCCGGGTTGTCTGACTTCCACTGACCTTCCGGAAGTAACCACCATTATCCGCTATCACAAAGAGGCTTCAGCCGAGCTTTTGCACGCGGCACTTTATTCCCTTGCCGCCATGCGCGATTGCATCGTCCACCCCCTTATCGCAGCCCAGGACCTTACCGATGAACAGCATCGTACCCTCGAACATCTGCTTAACCGGGTGCCGTGGAAAAAAGGGACGACGCCCCGGATCGATGCGTACCGCTCCCCCGGTTCAACAGGCGATCTGCGAGCGCGCATGCTCACGCAAACCCTTCAAAAGGTCACCACGCGCTATGCCGCCTTTCTTGATTACGACGACCTGCTGATGCCGCATGCCTACGCAACCTTACTCCAGCGTCTCCACAAGACCCGCAAGGCTGTAACCTTCGGCCGGGTGTATTCCACCACACGCGACCCCGACACAGGCCGCTACCTCAAGCGCTATCGGGAATTTACCCATGGGCGGACCTACGAGGATTTCCTCTCCTGCAACCATGCGCCCCTGCACAGCTTTCTCCTCGACCTGGCCCAACTCGATGTTTCAAGGCTTACCTATCAAGAGGGGCAACGCTATCTTGAAGACTACTACCTGACCCTGCAGCTTTTTACCCGGGATAATGCCGATTGGCAAAGCCTTGAGCTGGATAACTGTATCGGCGATTATATCCACACTGTCGGGCCGGGAAATACCCTCGCCGTGACCACTGAAGAGCAGAGGCGCAATCTGGTCGAGTCACCCCATTACCGCGAGTGCCTCAAACACATCAATGAGCTTCGCGCCACCTTGCGCTGAAAAGGACCACCGGTGATGTCAGGTAAAGACAGTGTTCTGTCAATGCTGAAAATTTGTGTGTATGGCATGAGGATGGCACAGCATCGTGCCGTTCACACAAGGCGCAAAATCGCCGAAGTGGCCACTCCACTTCAAGGTTTTGCAACGCCGTGGCAAGGGTGCGAGGCGAAGTCAGACCCGAAAATTTAGTGTTGATAGAGCACTGGAAGTCATCCCTCGGCTTTTCCGGGGGAGCTAAAAAGTTCGACAGTTCAGGGAATAAAAACCACCCTGATGCGACAATTTTGCAAAAAAGGCTCACACAGTCCATGGCTGGGCGACAAAAATAACCGGCTCCGTTTACAACCCGGCTGTTTTGTGAAGTTTTGAACATCCTATTTTAAAAAACCGTGCCGGCAAAAAAACTTTGGTGAAAAACGTCCCTTTATACGTTACGTTCTAAAAGATAAGAGATGGCGTCATGAGCAACCCTTCGCAGCCGCAAAACCGGCAACAACTTCACGGAACCGTAGCGGGGCTGAACGGACTGCGCGGCATTGCCGTTGTCCTGGTCTTCCTTTTTCATACCGGCGTGCCCGGATTTTCCGGCGCCTTCATCGGGGTGGATATCTTTTTTGTCCTCAGCGGCTTCCTGATCAGCGTACTCCTTCTTCAGGAATACCAAGCCGGCGGGCGCATTGACTTTAAAACGTTCTACGTGCGCCGCGTCCTGCGTCTGCTTCCCGCGCTTCTGTTCATGTTGGGCGTATATCTGCTGCTGTTCATCATGGCCTCTCCAGATGCCGCCACAAAGATCCGCCATCTTCAAGATGCCTTTCTTGCCCTTTTTTACGCATCCAACTGGACCCGTGCGTTTGAGCTCGGCCGCCCCTATACCCTCGGTCACTGCTGGTCTCTTTCCATTGAAGAGCAGTTCTATACCCTCTGGCCTCTGGTTCTGCTCTTTCTGCTGCGCCGTGGCACCGCCATGCGGATTAGCGGGGTTGTGGGCCTTGTCGCTCTCTCCTGGGGCTGGCGGTTGTGGCTGCTTGACCATGGCGCCTCGTGGGACCGACTCTACAACGGCTTCGGCTGCCGTGCCGACATGCTGCTCATCGGCTGCCTGCTTGCCTGCCTGTGGAATGCCGGCATGTTAAACCCATGGCGTCGGTCGGTTTTTTTTGCGCCACTGCTCACAGCGCTTTCATTCCTCTTTCTCGCTGCGCTGGCATATAAAGCCAATTGGCAGAGCGCCGATCTCTATCTATGGCAATACACTTTCGTCGCCTTAGCGGCCGCCGTGATCATTCTCGATGTCCTCGTGCGTCCGAACGCCTTGGCGGCGCGTATCCTCTCCCAGCCTTCACTGGTGTTCCTCGGTGTGCTCTCCTATGCCGTCTACCTCTGGCACTATCCGGTGCTTCACTACTGCACCCTGCAGGGCATTCATGGCACAGCAGGCACAATTCTCACTGCGGCAGTCACTCTGGGGTTTGCGTTACTCTCCCGTTATTTGGTGGAAAAACCGGCTCTGCGTCTCAGGCCGTGATTTTTTATGTCTACACGACGCACAAATGCGCAAGATCTTAAAATAATTGCCTTGACTCAAAAAAGAGGAGATGTATAGTTCACAGTCATGATGCGTGAAAATAGTGATAAATGTTCTTTGCATCACCTTTTTTTTCATGAAACTTAACGTAACGTTAATATTTTTGTGCCATAGGGGGGGGATCCAGACCCTGGGAGCTTTTTGCAAAAGGCTTCATGCCGCCCATGGCTGGGCGGTCAAAATAACCGGTTTAGGAGACAACCCCGTTAATTTTGTGAGGTTTTGAAAA
This region of uncultured Desulfuromonas sp. genomic DNA includes:
- a CDS encoding acyltransferase; the protein is MSNPSQPQNRQQLHGTVAGLNGLRGIAVVLVFLFHTGVPGFSGAFIGVDIFFVLSGFLISVLLLQEYQAGGRIDFKTFYVRRVLRLLPALLFMLGVYLLLFIMASPDAATKIRHLQDAFLALFYASNWTRAFELGRPYTLGHCWSLSIEEQFYTLWPLVLLFLLRRGTAMRISGVVGLVALSWGWRLWLLDHGASWDRLYNGFGCRADMLLIGCLLACLWNAGMLNPWRRSVFFAPLLTALSFLFLAALAYKANWQSADLYLWQYTFVALAAAVIILDVLVRPNALAARILSQPSLVFLGVLSYAVYLWHYPVLHYCTLQGIHGTAGTILTAAVTLGFALLSRYLVEKPALRLRP